One genomic segment of Brassica napus cultivar Da-Ae chromosome A3, Da-Ae, whole genome shotgun sequence includes these proteins:
- the LOC106444179 gene encoding BAHD acyltransferase At3g29680-like, whose translation MMALKVIKISPVSPAIPSDSNGGNTIGDALRVTESFLVWLKINTTNRVIFYKLTESSRDLFYTVTLPKLERSLSLTLSHFLPLSGQLKRDPQDPKPYIIISPQDTVTLTVAEIDADFSHLSGKGLRHQTELRALVPELHVSSDSASILSLQITLFPNEGVCMGITSNHAALDGKTAVKFLKSWAHVFKHGAMPQDFHLPMVLDRTVVNVPAELESKIFQLPQDKAYVRSLKLPSTREIEDLVRITLGLSQENVNKLRERAKTESTRSDLLHLSTFVLTYAYVLTCVVKARGGDADRPVPFMYVADFRDRLDPPVPVSYFGNCVMPINIAGYKAKTFLGEDGFVNGVHILSDSIRYLSSRGVESIWELYEKGIKTFDPSVEKLSVGGSNRFGIYGSDFGWGRPVNTELVSLSRNILFTMSERRDDTSGVEIGICLKKCEMDAFIPLFQNGL comes from the exons ATGATGGCGTTAAAGGTGATCAAGATCTCCCCAGTTAGTCCTGCGATCCCCTCT gactccaatggtggtaacaccattggagatgctctaagagtCACTGAGTCATTTTTAGTGTGGCTAAAAATTAATACCACTAACCGAGTTATCTTTTACAAACTCACTGAGTCATCTCGCGACTTGTTCTACACCGTAACCCTCCCAAAACTCGAGCGATCCCTTTCCCTCACCCTATCGCACTTTCTCCCTCTCTCCGGTCAGCTCAAGCGGGACCCACAAGATCCTAAGCCTTACATCATCATCTCGCCACAAGACACCGTCACTCTCACAGTGGCCGAGATCGACGCAGATTTCTCTCACCTCTCCGGCAAAGGGCTCCGTCACCAGACCGAGTTACGCGCTCTAGTCCCCGAGTTACACGTTTCCTCTGATTCGGCTTCTATTCTATCTCTGCAAATCACGTTGTTTCCGAACGAGGGCGTTTGCATGGGGATCACGTCGAACCATGCAGCCTTGGACGGCAAAACCGCGGTTAAGTTTCTCAAATCGTGGGCCCACGTCTTCAAACACGGAGCAATGCCTCAAGATTTTCATTTACCTATGGTTTTAGATCGTACGGTCGTCAACGTTCCAGCTGAACTCGAATCCAAGATCTTCCAGCTCCCGCAGGACAAAGCATACGTAAGGTCCCTAAAGCTTCCTTCGACCAGAGAGATCGAAGATCTTGTCAGGATCACGCTCGGGCTGAGTCAGGAGAACGTGAACAAACTTAGAGAGCGAGCAAAAACCGAGTCAACTCGCTCCGATCTTCTTCACCTGTCGACTTTCGTGCTAACGTACGCCTATGTATTAACCTGTGTGGTTAAGGCACGTGGAGGCGACGCAGACCGACCAGTTCCGTTCATGTACGTTGCTGATTTTAGAGACCGGTTAGACCCGCCTGTTCCTGTCAGCTACTTCGGGAACTGCGTGATGCCTATCAATATCGCTGGATACAAAGCAAAGACGTTTTTGGGAGAAGATGGATTCGTCAATGGTGTCCACATTCTCAGCGACTCCATTAGATATTTGAGCTCAAGAGGGGTTGAGTCGATATGGGAGTTGTACGAGAAAGGAATAAAAACTTTTGATCCAAGTGTAGAGAAGCTGTCCGTTGGTGGGTCTAACAGGTTTGGGATATATGGGTCAGATTTTGGGTGGGGAAGACCCGTTAATACTGAGCTCGTATCTCTCAGTCGAAACATTCTCTTCACTATGTCTGAGAGGAGGGATGATACTAGTGGTGTGGAGATTGGCATTTGTTTGAAGAAATGTGAGATGGATGCTTTTATTCCTTTGTTTCAAAATGGATTGTAA